One Nostoc sp. UHCC 0302 DNA window includes the following coding sequences:
- a CDS encoding circadian clock KaiB family protein encodes MNNSNQTNDSSHELIIESTEDFEKALANTDIQKYVLRLYVAGNTLRSMRAIQMLKRICEKYLKGRYEMEIIDIYQQPEILEKDHIFAVPTLIKELPPPLQQLIGDLTNVDKVIVALDIS; translated from the coding sequence ATGAATAATTCAAACCAAACTAACGATAGTTCGCATGAACTAATTATAGAATCTACCGAAGATTTTGAAAAAGCGCTAGCAAATACAGACATACAAAAATATGTTTTACGTTTGTATGTAGCTGGCAATACCCTTAGATCAATGCGTGCTATTCAAATGCTGAAAAGAATTTGTGAAAAATATTTAAAAGGACGCTATGAAATGGAAATTATTGATATATACCAACAACCTGAGATTTTAGAAAAAGACCATATATTTGCTGTGCCTACTTTAATCAAAGAGCTTCCGCCACCTTTACAACAGTTGATTGGCGATTTAACAAATGTTGATAAGGTGATCGTTGCTTTAGATATTTCTTGA
- a CDS encoding PAS domain S-box protein — translation MKTREELELENIALRNQIQVLEETFRAIRMGEVDALVISSPQEERIFTLQDTDYPYRAFLQEMHEGAVTIDEHGTILYCNHPLAVMLKKPLEKVIGSNFEDYIAPQEKQVFQGLFRQAKQEFCRGEVYLIAEDETQIPIYLSFKPLQIDDVAVTCIVVTDLTEQKRNAEIVAAERLANSILEQAAEAIIVCDQSWQIIRANQVAQQLCGKNPLFQQFDLSFPLQCHRCSGYQKIEECLFTNQLANCQQKQEVFSVSSLLQGQCFQGVEVFLNREDSSEFHLLLSAAPLLNLDKQHIGSVVTLTNITERKQIEEKIAEMVIREQAARAEAEATKNSLSNILESISDAFVAIDTNWCYTYVNQKAAEIFGKKAKDLIGKNIWQESPYILSHNSYNDYLQALNEQRFIQVEKFYSSSQRWFEKRIYPSLEGISIFLKEITKEKQTEIALQESEEHLRLALEASQMGTWDWNILTNHLKWSSRQEQLFGITPGSFAGNYEAFLACLHPEDRGAIHQKVIDAKDNNSEYYVEFRVIWTDGSIHWIAGKGKCIYDDEVTAIRMLGTCLDITQRKQAEAALQQAKAELEIKVAERTTELSQANSHLHRLINILTATINQQTKTEAQLREAERRWRSLLENVQLLVIGLDRTGKVEYINPFFLELSGYTQEEILGKEWVANFIPQHQQDNIQKVFVETLEEELHSHYQNPIITKSKEERVIAWNNTLLRDSQGRKLGTMSIGEDITERYALEKIKNEFISVVSHELRTPMTSIQGGLSLLKTGLVKLDSEQAKRIIQIVSDSSERLVRIVNDILTLERLQSGQFTLNKEKTNATELLIESTELMQLIANEYGVNLSVLPQSIELTVDKYRIIQVLTNLLSNAIKFSPKGSNVLITVEEIKTKDGQASDALFKVQDQGRGIPANKLESIFERFHQVDASDSRQQGGTGLGLAICRNIVEQHNGQIWVESQIGAGSIFYLRLPL, via the coding sequence GTGAAAACACGCGAAGAACTTGAACTAGAAAATATAGCTCTACGTAATCAAATACAGGTCTTAGAAGAGACATTTAGAGCTATTAGAATGGGAGAGGTAGATGCTTTAGTTATATCTAGCCCTCAAGAAGAACGAATTTTCACTTTGCAAGATACTGATTATCCTTACCGTGCTTTTTTGCAAGAGATGCATGAAGGCGCTGTGACTATAGATGAGCATGGAACAATTCTTTACTGCAATCACCCTTTAGCGGTAATGCTCAAAAAGCCACTAGAGAAAGTAATCGGCTCTAACTTTGAAGATTACATAGCGCCACAAGAAAAACAGGTATTTCAAGGATTATTTCGCCAAGCAAAGCAGGAATTTTGTCGAGGAGAAGTTTACTTAATTGCTGAGGATGAAACTCAAATACCTATTTATTTGTCTTTTAAGCCATTGCAAATAGATGACGTAGCCGTTACTTGCATAGTAGTAACCGACTTAACCGAGCAAAAACGTAATGCAGAAATTGTAGCGGCTGAAAGACTAGCAAACTCTATTCTCGAACAAGCAGCCGAAGCTATTATTGTTTGTGATCAAAGTTGGCAAATTATTCGTGCTAATCAAGTAGCACAGCAACTGTGTGGGAAGAATCCATTATTTCAACAATTTGATTTGTCGTTTCCGCTGCAATGTCATCGTTGCAGCGGCTATCAAAAAATAGAAGAGTGTTTATTTACCAATCAATTAGCAAATTGCCAGCAAAAGCAAGAAGTATTTTCAGTATCTAGCTTGCTACAAGGTCAATGTTTTCAAGGAGTAGAAGTATTCTTAAACCGCGAAGATAGTAGCGAATTTCATTTACTGTTGAGTGCGGCTCCATTATTAAATTTAGACAAGCAACATATTGGTAGTGTAGTGACGCTGACAAATATCACAGAGCGCAAACAGATAGAAGAAAAAATAGCAGAGATGGTAATCCGTGAACAAGCTGCTCGTGCAGAAGCAGAAGCAACCAAAAATAGTTTATCTAATATATTAGAGAGCATTAGCGATGCTTTTGTAGCTATCGATACTAATTGGTGCTACACCTATGTTAATCAAAAAGCAGCAGAAATTTTTGGGAAGAAAGCAAAGGATTTAATTGGTAAAAATATTTGGCAAGAATCTCCCTACATACTTAGTCATAATTCTTATAATGATTATTTACAAGCTTTAAATGAGCAACGTTTTATTCAAGTAGAAAAATTTTATTCATCGAGCCAACGCTGGTTTGAAAAGCGCATTTATCCTTCTTTGGAAGGTATATCAATTTTTTTAAAAGAAATAACTAAAGAAAAACAGACTGAGATTGCTTTACAAGAAAGTGAGGAACATTTAAGATTAGCTTTAGAAGCTTCTCAGATGGGAACTTGGGATTGGAATATTCTGACTAACCATCTCAAATGGTCAAGCCGTCAAGAGCAATTATTTGGTATAACTCCGGGTAGTTTTGCTGGTAACTATGAAGCTTTTCTCGCCTGCCTCCATCCTGAAGATAGAGGAGCAATTCACCAAAAAGTAATTGATGCTAAAGACAATAACTCTGAATATTATGTAGAATTCAGAGTTATTTGGACTGATGGTAGCATTCATTGGATTGCAGGAAAAGGAAAATGTATCTATGACGACGAAGTTACAGCAATACGGATGCTTGGTACTTGTTTAGATATTACCCAACGCAAGCAAGCGGAAGCTGCTTTGCAACAAGCAAAAGCAGAATTAGAAATTAAAGTTGCAGAGCGAACTACTGAATTATCTCAAGCAAATTCACACTTACATAGATTAATCAACATTCTGACAGCAACTATTAACCAACAAACAAAAACTGAAGCTCAACTACGTGAAGCAGAACGCCGTTGGCGTAGCTTATTAGAAAATGTGCAGTTGTTAGTTATCGGACTTGATAGAACAGGTAAAGTTGAATATATCAATCCTTTCTTTTTAGAATTGAGTGGGTATACGCAAGAAGAAATTTTAGGTAAAGAATGGGTTGCCAATTTTATTCCGCAGCATCAGCAAGATAATATACAAAAGGTTTTTGTAGAAACGTTAGAGGAAGAATTACATTCTCACTACCAGAATCCAATTATTACGAAATCTAAAGAAGAACGCGTAATTGCTTGGAACAATACGTTACTACGAGATTCACAAGGCAGAAAATTAGGTACGATGAGCATCGGTGAAGATATTACAGAACGCTACGCATTAGAAAAAATCAAGAATGAGTTTATCTCAGTTGTTAGTCACGAATTACGTACCCCCATGACTTCGATCCAAGGAGGTTTAAGCTTATTGAAAACTGGTTTGGTAAAGCTTGATTCTGAACAGGCTAAGCGGATCATTCAAATTGTGTCAGACAGCTCTGAACGCTTAGTCAGAATAGTAAATGATATTCTAACCTTAGAAAGGTTGCAATCAGGACAATTCACTTTAAATAAAGAAAAAACTAATGCTACTGAGTTATTAATAGAATCTACAGAATTAATGCAATTAATAGCTAATGAATATGGGGTTAATTTATCAGTTTTACCTCAATCCATTGAATTAACAGTTGATAAATATCGGATTATCCAGGTACTAACAAATTTGCTGAGTAATGCGATTAAGTTTTCACCTAAAGGGTCTAATGTATTAATAACAGTAGAAGAAATCAAAACAAAAGATGGTCAAGCTTCAGATGCATTATTTAAGGTACAAGACCAAGGTAGAGGGATTCCTGCTAACAAGTTAGAATCTATTTTTGAGCGGTTTCATCAAGTGGATGCTTCCGATTCTCGTCAGCAAGGTGGAACAGGTTTAGGCCTGGCTATTTGTCGCAATATAGTAGAGCAACACAACGGGCAAATCTGGGTTGAAAGTCAAATAGGAGCAGGTAGTATTTTTTACTTAAGGCTACCTTTATAA
- the ppsA gene encoding phosphoenolpyruvate synthase: MPEALVNQQTTHQFSQENALVLPLNQVGIADISLVGGKNASLGEMIQQLVPKGIKIPTGFATTAYAYHYFISSAGLEPKLRQLFADLNIEDVNNLHSLGKQVRALMLQTPFPLELQQAITQAYQDLEEQYGTNTDVAVRSSATAEDLPDASFAGQQETYLNVHGLQGVLEACHKCFASIYTDRAISYRELKGFDHFSIALSVGVQKMVRSDLATSGVMFSIDTETGFQDVALITAAYGLGENVVQGAVNPDEYLVFKPTLKQGYRPILEKRLGTKEIKMVYDTGGSKLTKNIRVAASDRLKYALSDEEILQLAQACCLIEEHYSQVRGVYTPMDIEWAKDGITNELFIVQARPETVQSQKSKNVLRTYQLHQKSEVLSTGRSVGEMIGQGKARVILDVHQINQFQPGEVLVTNRTDPDWEPIMKRASAIVTNQGGRTCHSAIIAREIGIPAIVGCGNATTVLKTGQEITVSCAEGETGKIYQGLLPYEVTELALEKLPHTHTKIMMNVGNPEEALSYAAIPNDGVGLARMEFIIANHIKTHPLALIHFDELEDQFAKSQIAELTGQYEDKTAYFIDKLAQGIGAIAAAFYPKPVIVRLSDFKSNEYANLLGGKQFEPQEENPMLGWRGASRYYDERYRAGFALECLAMKRVRDDMGLTNVILMVPFCRTPEEGQRVLSEMAKHGLVRGENSLQVYVMCELPSNVQLADEFCEIFDGFSIGSNDLTQLTLGVDRDSELVAHLFDERNEAVKRMIAKAIATVKKHGRKIGICGQAPSDYPEFAQFLVQQGIDSISLNPDSVLKTLLKIASTEEGSSSQVI; this comes from the coding sequence ATGCCAGAAGCACTAGTTAATCAACAAACTACTCATCAATTTTCCCAAGAAAACGCCTTGGTATTACCTTTAAACCAAGTTGGAATTGCAGATATATCTCTAGTAGGTGGCAAGAACGCTTCTTTGGGAGAAATGATTCAGCAGCTTGTACCTAAAGGTATCAAGATACCCACAGGTTTTGCTACTACAGCTTATGCTTATCATTATTTTATCTCTTCAGCAGGTTTGGAACCTAAATTACGGCAATTGTTTGCAGATTTAAATATAGAAGATGTGAACAATCTCCATTCTCTTGGAAAGCAAGTACGAGCTTTAATGCTACAAACTCCATTTCCACTAGAATTGCAACAAGCAATTACTCAAGCTTATCAAGACCTTGAAGAACAATATGGTACTAATACTGATGTCGCAGTCCGTTCTAGCGCCACAGCAGAAGACTTACCTGATGCTAGCTTTGCCGGACAGCAAGAGACCTACCTCAATGTCCACGGATTGCAAGGTGTACTAGAAGCTTGCCATAAGTGCTTTGCCTCAATCTATACTGACCGTGCTATTTCCTACCGTGAACTCAAAGGCTTTGACCACTTTAGCATAGCCCTCTCGGTAGGCGTACAAAAAATGGTGCGTTCTGATTTGGCAACATCTGGAGTGATGTTCTCAATTGATACTGAAACAGGTTTTCAAGATGTAGCATTGATTACTGCTGCCTATGGTTTGGGAGAAAATGTAGTACAAGGTGCAGTAAATCCTGATGAGTATTTAGTATTTAAACCTACCCTAAAGCAGGGATATCGCCCAATTTTAGAAAAGCGACTGGGTACAAAAGAAATCAAAATGGTCTACGATACTGGGGGATCGAAATTGACCAAAAATATACGTGTTGCGGCAAGCGATCGCCTAAAATATGCCCTTAGTGATGAAGAAATTTTACAATTAGCCCAAGCTTGCTGCCTTATTGAAGAACATTACTCACAAGTCCGTGGTGTCTACACACCAATGGATATTGAGTGGGCAAAAGACGGTATTACCAATGAACTTTTTATCGTGCAGGCGCGTCCCGAAACAGTACAATCTCAGAAATCGAAAAATGTTCTCCGCACTTATCAGTTACACCAAAAGAGTGAAGTGTTGAGTACAGGGCGGAGTGTGGGTGAGATGATTGGGCAAGGTAAAGCCAGAGTGATTTTAGATGTGCATCAAATTAACCAGTTTCAACCTGGAGAAGTGCTAGTCACAAATCGCACCGATCCCGACTGGGAACCAATTATGAAACGTGCTAGTGCAATTGTCACTAACCAAGGTGGGCGTACTTGCCACAGTGCAATTATTGCTAGAGAAATAGGTATTCCGGCAATAGTTGGTTGTGGTAACGCCACCACTGTATTGAAAACAGGGCAAGAAATTACTGTTAGCTGTGCAGAAGGTGAAACTGGCAAAATTTACCAAGGTTTATTGCCCTATGAAGTAACAGAATTAGCATTGGAGAAATTGCCCCATACTCATACCAAAATTATGATGAATGTGGGCAATCCAGAAGAAGCATTGAGTTATGCTGCTATCCCTAATGATGGAGTGGGATTAGCACGAATGGAATTTATTATTGCTAATCATATTAAGACACATCCACTAGCATTAATTCACTTTGATGAATTAGAAGATCAGTTTGCCAAGTCTCAGATTGCCGAGTTAACTGGCCAATACGAAGATAAAACCGCGTACTTTATCGATAAACTAGCTCAAGGTATTGGCGCGATCGCAGCTGCTTTTTATCCTAAACCTGTGATTGTGCGCCTGTCAGACTTCAAGAGTAATGAATATGCTAACCTTTTAGGCGGCAAGCAGTTTGAACCCCAAGAAGAAAACCCGATGCTGGGGTGGCGTGGTGCTTCTCGCTACTACGATGAACGCTACCGTGCAGGCTTCGCTTTGGAATGTCTAGCGATGAAGCGTGTACGTGATGACATGGGTTTAACTAATGTAATTTTAATGGTTCCATTTTGTCGTACTCCCGAAGAAGGTCAGCGCGTGCTATCAGAGATGGCAAAGCATGGTTTGGTGCGGGGAGAAAACAGTTTGCAGGTCTATGTGATGTGCGAGTTACCAAGTAATGTGCAATTGGCTGATGAGTTTTGTGAAATCTTTGATGGGTTCTCAATTGGCTCGAATGACCTGACACAATTAACATTAGGAGTAGATAGAGATTCTGAATTAGTAGCGCATTTATTTGATGAACGTAATGAAGCTGTGAAGCGGATGATTGCCAAAGCTATAGCCACAGTTAAAAAGCACGGGCGCAAAATAGGAATTTGTGGACAAGCACCCAGTGACTATCCAGAATTTGCTCAATTTTTGGTTCAACAAGGTATTGATTCTATCAGCCTTAACCCTGACTCTGTATTGAAAACTCTTTTAAAAATAGCAAGTACGGAAGAAGGTAGTTCTAGTCAGGTAATTTAG
- a CDS encoding tRNA-dependent cyclodipeptide synthase, whose translation MSIQQLQEFLNFHKIKYKTIHYSLAHTSQELTTYKYTLGMDLIEAVLVEIDGQKIAVTLLPASLQANVGSLQAALDINKGRLLQQKEFEHLFPYCEFGTLPPFGELYNMEVFWWQDLAKNQEVAFYAYSYAHLVRMKYADFEKLVNPHKGIVFSTRPKYRVEIAAVIPQVARHELDIYEHCFLGISLESKNFSIARLIGMTDWISKHFKKCTVLIGDSIHRITLQINQGLNEKQSLNKALILGREYVDNASYVFDNYTANCLFNVIFCSEIQKTEDYFKYYEQLKNIIRQNENFANSVKSSVKEFVLRHFEQNTENFDSYVELSSRYLLEELAIFACLVKDDLSIMIYPGSLLKILGEIAEGHYSGVPDSLKKIIHVSLHLKGR comes from the coding sequence ATGTCTATCCAGCAACTTCAAGAATTCCTCAATTTTCACAAAATTAAATATAAAACGATTCATTATTCACTTGCTCATACGTCACAAGAACTTACAACATATAAATATACGTTAGGAATGGATTTAATTGAAGCTGTACTAGTAGAAATTGACGGACAAAAAATAGCTGTGACTCTTTTACCAGCCAGTTTACAAGCCAATGTAGGCTCTCTCCAAGCAGCTTTAGATATAAACAAAGGTAGATTACTTCAGCAGAAAGAATTTGAGCATTTATTCCCCTATTGCGAATTTGGGACACTTCCTCCCTTCGGGGAACTTTACAATATGGAGGTTTTTTGGTGGCAAGATTTAGCTAAAAATCAAGAGGTTGCATTCTACGCTTATTCTTATGCTCATTTGGTTAGAATGAAGTATGCTGATTTTGAAAAACTAGTCAATCCTCACAAGGGCATAGTATTTTCGACTAGACCAAAATATCGGGTAGAAATTGCAGCAGTTATCCCACAAGTTGCTAGGCATGAACTTGATATATATGAACATTGTTTTTTAGGGATAAGTTTAGAAAGTAAAAATTTTTCCATAGCAAGATTAATAGGAATGACGGATTGGATTAGTAAACATTTTAAAAAATGCACTGTTTTGATTGGTGATAGCATACATCGAATTACTTTACAAATAAATCAAGGTTTAAATGAAAAACAGTCCCTTAACAAGGCACTAATTTTAGGAAGAGAGTATGTAGATAATGCAAGTTATGTTTTTGATAATTACACTGCTAACTGTCTTTTTAATGTAATCTTTTGCTCAGAAATACAAAAAACAGAAGATTATTTTAAATATTATGAACAATTAAAAAATATTATTAGACAGAATGAGAATTTTGCCAATTCAGTTAAATCTTCTGTGAAAGAGTTTGTCCTTCGGCACTTTGAACAAAATACTGAAAATTTTGATAGTTATGTAGAATTGTCATCTAGATATTTACTCGAAGAATTAGCTATTTTTGCCTGTCTTGTTAAAGACGACTTATCAATAATGATTTATCCAGGCTCTTTATTAAAGATTTTAGGAGAAATTGCCGAAGGGCATTATTCTGGTGTTCCCGATAGCCTAAAAAAAATTATCCATGTTTCTTTACATCTTAAAGGTAGATGA
- a CDS encoding SIR2 family protein, producing the protein MAGMTWLHLSDWHQKGKEFDRQVVRDALIRDIEEREKISPDLAKIDFIIFSGDVAHAGKKEEYTAAWENLFEPVLQATGLTAEQLFIVPGNHDLDRSAFELLPNSILQPFESNEQVKDWLTNKKKCDRLREPFEAYREFVTQYTHQTQPDYSSIRRLSIDGKRVALLGLNSALMAGRVNERGEVNDDGKLIVGEPQLYDALHKIASDEVRIAVLHHPLELLAEFERDLITQRLQDNDGCHFLLCGHQHQAKAYQVTGTTGNCVIIPAGSSYSNRGYHNGYNFVHLDFETNKGIVYLRLWDDNGNYWCKHTAKSHEDGYITFELPKKEIRNRNIPSIGILPDEIQNTLKQHFDWLIPKIKNGLVIPFLGADINLCDRSQDPNLAPKPWEWNLNSDYPPTSVEVAAYLDRSHKYLQRMRCPLCDEENLPANCPIMTQFVTRLDLQNVSQYFNLLSEGEENIKETIAAITEKEYKPNRLHQFLAKLPRFMDEMGYSARIKSLGEKTRYQLIVTTNFDRTLEQAFINAKQPFDLVSYTAGAEDSEGQIVKQFVHQRFEHEIEGNKDSPVVQIGQLKPIPPGTANEYSDFSLNERPVILKLYGPVDLPERPRKSFAITEDHFIDYLAYADNKPVDLLPSYLLGKLNNSHIWFLGYSLRYWHQRVILHRLLPEKEKRKTQTWWAVHPKPDALDKFLWKNKDVEIMSEISLEIYFDELNNKLKKQ; encoded by the coding sequence ATGGCGGGAATGACTTGGCTTCATCTTTCAGATTGGCATCAGAAGGGGAAAGAATTTGACAGGCAGGTTGTACGTGATGCCTTAATTAGAGATATTGAGGAGCGGGAGAAAATCAGTCCAGACTTGGCAAAGATTGATTTCATCATCTTTAGTGGTGATGTGGCTCACGCTGGTAAAAAGGAAGAATATACAGCAGCGTGGGAAAATTTATTCGAGCCTGTGCTTCAAGCAACTGGGTTAACTGCCGAGCAGCTGTTTATTGTACCAGGCAACCACGACCTCGATCGCAGTGCCTTTGAATTGCTACCAAATTCTATCCTCCAGCCCTTTGAGTCTAATGAGCAGGTCAAAGATTGGCTGACGAACAAAAAAAAATGCGATCGCCTGCGGGAACCCTTTGAAGCCTATAGAGAATTTGTTACTCAATACACACATCAGACTCAACCTGACTACAGCAGTATCCGCAGGCTATCGATCGATGGAAAGCGGGTAGCATTGCTTGGTCTAAACTCTGCTTTAATGGCTGGGCGGGTAAATGAAAGAGGAGAAGTAAATGATGATGGAAAACTAATTGTTGGAGAACCTCAATTGTATGATGCCCTCCACAAAATAGCTAGTGATGAGGTTCGGATTGCGGTGCTGCATCATCCGTTAGAATTGCTAGCTGAATTTGAACGCGATCTAATCACACAACGTCTTCAAGACAACGATGGGTGTCATTTTCTTCTATGCGGTCATCAGCATCAAGCTAAAGCTTATCAAGTAACTGGGACAACAGGAAACTGTGTAATTATTCCAGCTGGTTCCAGCTACAGCAACCGTGGTTATCACAATGGTTACAATTTTGTACACCTTGATTTTGAAACTAATAAAGGAATCGTATATCTGCGCCTCTGGGATGATAATGGCAACTACTGGTGCAAACACACAGCAAAGTCCCATGAGGATGGGTATATCACCTTTGAACTTCCAAAAAAAGAGATTAGAAACCGAAATATCCCAAGTATTGGAATATTGCCAGACGAAATACAAAACACGCTTAAACAACACTTCGATTGGCTAATTCCCAAAATCAAAAATGGCTTAGTCATTCCTTTCTTGGGAGCAGATATTAACTTATGCGATCGCTCACAAGATCCAAATTTGGCACCCAAACCGTGGGAATGGAACCTGAACAGTGACTATCCACCTACTAGTGTAGAAGTCGCTGCTTACCTAGATAGAAGCCATAAATACTTACAGAGAATGCGTTGTCCGTTATGCGACGAAGAAAATTTGCCTGCTAACTGTCCAATTATGACACAATTTGTAACTAGACTGGATCTTCAGAATGTGTCGCAATACTTCAATCTTCTGAGTGAGGGTGAAGAGAACATCAAAGAGACAATCGCAGCCATCACTGAAAAAGAATACAAACCTAACCGATTGCATCAGTTCTTAGCTAAACTTCCTCGTTTCATGGATGAGATGGGCTATTCCGCTAGGATTAAAAGTTTAGGTGAAAAAACTCGTTATCAACTAATAGTAACGACCAATTTTGACAGAACACTAGAACAAGCCTTTATAAATGCCAAGCAGCCATTCGATTTAGTTTCTTATACGGCAGGTGCTGAAGATAGCGAAGGACAGATTGTTAAACAGTTTGTCCATCAAAGATTTGAACATGAAATTGAGGGAAATAAGGATTCACCAGTAGTTCAAATAGGTCAACTAAAACCGATTCCGCCAGGAACTGCTAACGAATATTCAGACTTTTCACTCAATGAGCGTCCAGTCATCTTAAAACTCTATGGCCCTGTTGATTTGCCAGAACGCCCAAGAAAAAGCTTTGCGATCACAGAAGATCATTTTATTGACTATTTAGCTTATGCCGATAACAAACCTGTGGATTTACTGCCAAGCTATCTGTTAGGCAAACTCAACAACAGCCATATTTGGTTTTTAGGATATAGCCTACGCTATTGGCATCAGCGTGTCATTTTACACCGCTTGTTGCCAGAGAAAGAAAAAAGGAAGACACAAACATGGTGGGCAGTTCACCCAAAACCTGATGCTTTGGATAAGTTCCTTTGGAAGAATAAAGATGTAGAAATCATGAGTGAAATATCTTTAGAAATATATTTTGATGAATTGAACAACAAACTGAAAAAACAGTAG
- a CDS encoding Glu/Leu/Phe/Val dehydrogenase dimerization domain-containing protein — MAVDVTTEEVFRLARAMTLKNAAAELTYGGGKSAILADPKQPLADKEHLIRTFARAIKDITEYIPGPDMGTDEQCMAWVKSEIGRAVGLPRAMGGIPLDEIGATGFGLSVCTEVASKFCHLDLKGSRIVIQGFGSVGKHAARFLAAQGTLLVGVADSQGALFNPQGINVKQLIKLKNSGKSVIDYPQGDKLDRDAVIDIECDIWIPAARPDVIHADNVARLKTHLVVSGANIPFKETAERICHQRNILVVPDFIANAGGIICAAVEYDGGNQTIAFETIAEKICHNTTLVLERATQTDRLPRQIAVELAQRRVCIAKEYFS, encoded by the coding sequence ATGGCAGTAGATGTGACTACAGAAGAAGTCTTTCGACTAGCGCGAGCCATGACCTTGAAAAATGCTGCTGCTGAGTTAACCTACGGTGGCGGCAAATCTGCAATTCTAGCTGACCCAAAACAGCCCTTGGCAGATAAAGAACATTTGATACGTACCTTTGCCCGTGCCATCAAGGATATTACTGAGTATATCCCCGGCCCCGATATGGGAACAGATGAACAGTGCATGGCTTGGGTCAAGTCAGAAATTGGTCGGGCTGTTGGGCTACCAAGAGCAATGGGTGGTATCCCCTTAGATGAAATTGGTGCTACTGGTTTTGGTCTTAGTGTCTGTACAGAAGTTGCCAGTAAGTTTTGCCACCTCGATTTAAAAGGTAGCCGTATTGTAATTCAAGGTTTTGGTTCGGTCGGCAAACACGCTGCTCGCTTCTTAGCTGCTCAAGGGACGCTACTTGTAGGAGTAGCAGATTCTCAAGGGGCGCTGTTTAATCCTCAAGGAATCAATGTAAAGCAGTTAATCAAACTCAAAAATTCTGGTAAGAGTGTCATTGACTATCCACAAGGAGACAAGCTAGACCGGGACGCAGTTATTGACATTGAATGCGATATTTGGATACCAGCCGCCAGACCTGATGTCATTCATGCTGATAATGTTGCTCGCTTGAAAACTCACCTCGTGGTCTCAGGTGCTAACATCCCGTTCAAGGAAACAGCCGAAAGGATATGTCATCAACGGAATATTCTTGTAGTACCTGATTTCATTGCCAATGCAGGGGGCATAATCTGTGCTGCGGTTGAGTATGATGGTGGAAATCAGACAATAGCTTTTGAGACTATTGCTGAGAAAATTTGCCACAATACGACGCTAGTGTTAGAACGAGCTACCCAAACAGACAGGCTACCACGACAGATTGCCGTAGAACTTGCTCAACGACGGGTATGTATTGCTAAGGAATATTTTTCTTAG
- a CDS encoding thiamine pyrophosphate-binding protein — translation MTHEPCVGFAADAYSRIRGLGLAVVTYSVGGLNMVNAVVGAYAEKSPLVILSGGPGKG, via the coding sequence ATGACACACGAACCCTGTGTAGGCTTTGCTGCTGATGCTTACTCCCGGATTCGGGGTTTGGGTTTAGCGGTTGTTACCTACAGTGTTGGCGGGTTGAATATGGTGAATGCTGTAGTAGGCGCTTATGCGGAGAAATCACCATTAGTAATTTTAAGTGGTGGCCCAGGCAAAGGATAG
- a CDS encoding thiamine pyrophosphate-binding protein, whose protein sequence is MPQLAPHIFDILYQQGVKHAFGIPGDFALTLFDALAASKIDPL, encoded by the coding sequence ATGCCTCAACTAGCACCGCATATATTTGATATCTTATACCAGCAGGGCGTAAAACACGCGTTTGGCATACCTGGGGATTTTGCCCTAACGCTATTTGATGCACTAGCAGCCAGCAAGATTGACCCATTGTGA